A DNA window from Streptomyces asoensis contains the following coding sequences:
- a CDS encoding 4'-phosphopantetheinyl transferase family protein, with the protein MIDDLLPESVVAVEAFGEAGAHEFGGAALYPQEEALVAQAVAKRRREFTVVRACARRAMEKLGVPAQPVLPGERGAPQWPQGLTGSMTHCAGYCAAALVRACDLASLGIDAEPHEPLPAGVLSAVALPAERERIARLAAERPEVHFDRLLFSAKESVYKAWFPLTREWLDFSEADIDLVPAAPAGAGGPAGGPHGAFRARLLVPGPVVGGRRLGHFEGRWTVRRGLVATAVAVHHG; encoded by the coding sequence GTGATCGACGACCTGCTGCCCGAGTCGGTGGTCGCGGTGGAGGCCTTCGGCGAAGCGGGCGCACACGAGTTCGGCGGCGCCGCGCTGTACCCGCAGGAGGAGGCGCTGGTGGCGCAGGCGGTCGCCAAGCGCCGCCGCGAGTTCACCGTCGTACGCGCCTGCGCCCGGCGCGCCATGGAGAAGCTCGGTGTGCCCGCCCAGCCCGTGCTGCCCGGCGAGCGGGGCGCCCCGCAGTGGCCGCAGGGACTCACGGGCAGCATGACCCACTGCGCGGGCTACTGTGCGGCGGCCCTGGTCCGCGCCTGCGACCTGGCCTCCCTCGGCATCGACGCCGAACCCCACGAGCCCCTGCCCGCGGGCGTCCTGTCGGCCGTCGCCCTGCCCGCCGAGCGGGAGCGGATCGCCCGGCTGGCCGCGGAACGTCCCGAGGTGCACTTCGACCGGCTGCTGTTCAGTGCCAAGGAGTCCGTCTACAAGGCGTGGTTCCCCCTCACCCGCGAGTGGCTGGACTTCAGCGAGGCCGACATCGATCTGGTGCCGGCCGCACCGGCCGGCGCCGGCGGCCCCGCCGGGGGCCCGCACGGGGCCTTCCGCGCCCGGCTGCTCGTGCCCGGACCGGTGGTCGGCGGCCGCCGGCTCGGGCACTTCGAGGGCCGCTGGACCGTCCGGCGGGGCCTGGTGGCCACCGCGGTCGCCGTGCACCACGGCTGA
- a CDS encoding metallophosphoesterase family protein, with the protein MTSTAGGGGQLLAISDLHIGYPENRALVEAMAPESDEDWLLVAGDVSENVADIRWALKTLAGRFRKVVWAPGNHELWTHPTDPVTLRGVARYDHLVQVCRDLGVITPEDPYPVWEGPGGPVVVAPLFLLYDYSLLPAGCATKEEGLAYAHGTGIVCNDEYLLHPDPYPSREAWCRARVAETERRLAEVPDGLPVVPVNHYPLHRHPMDVLWHPEFAMWCGTALTADWHRRFRIGTMVYGHLHIPRTTWHEGVRFEEVSVGYPREWRGRPQPPGRLRRILPAREENA; encoded by the coding sequence GTGACGTCGACGGCCGGGGGCGGCGGGCAACTGCTGGCCATCAGTGATCTGCACATCGGCTACCCGGAGAACCGTGCGCTGGTCGAGGCGATGGCCCCGGAGTCGGACGAGGACTGGCTGCTGGTCGCCGGGGACGTCTCGGAGAACGTGGCCGACATCCGCTGGGCGCTGAAGACCCTCGCGGGCCGATTCCGCAAGGTCGTCTGGGCCCCCGGCAACCACGAGCTGTGGACCCACCCCACGGACCCGGTCACCCTGCGCGGGGTCGCCCGCTACGACCACCTCGTCCAGGTCTGCCGCGACCTGGGGGTCATCACGCCCGAGGACCCCTACCCGGTGTGGGAGGGCCCGGGCGGCCCGGTCGTCGTCGCACCGCTGTTCCTGCTGTACGACTACTCGCTCCTGCCGGCCGGCTGCGCCACCAAGGAGGAGGGCCTGGCCTACGCGCACGGCACCGGGATCGTCTGCAACGACGAGTACCTGCTGCACCCCGACCCCTACCCGAGCCGCGAGGCGTGGTGCCGGGCGCGCGTCGCCGAGACCGAACGGCGGCTGGCCGAGGTCCCCGACGGCCTGCCCGTCGTCCCCGTCAACCACTACCCCCTGCACCGGCACCCGATGGACGTGCTGTGGCACCCCGAGTTCGCCATGTGGTGCGGCACCGCGCTGACGGCGGACTGGCACCGCAGGTTCAGGATCGGGACCATGGTCTACGGCCACCTGCACATCCCGCGGACCACCTGGCACGAAGGCGTCCGCTTCGAGGAGGTGTCGGTGGGCTACCCCCGCGAATGGCGGGGGCGCCCGCAGCCGCCCGGCCGGCTGCGCCGGATCCTGCCCGCGCGGGAGGAGAACGCGTGA
- a CDS encoding ATP-grasp domain-containing protein, with protein sequence MVSRVRVWLNRTYAENVFFTDQLRRNPSDRAVEIHATHGDADSPVLAAADTAELEPEGLSPAAYVEYALAQCERRGIDVFVPRLHQAAVVAHRADFDAVGTALLAPPPEAVAVFHDKVIAYEAVKAIGVPVPPYHRVRTADELIAAVEELEEAGHRACFKPASGAGGVGFRMITRAPFSLTHLSGFPSPYVQLDMVVEALRQAEDSGEEQVDWLVMPRLEQPEVSVDCLTGPDNRLRMAIGRTKNGRRRGFTLHEQWLEPARLIAEGFGLHYLSNIQFRMFGDRPVLMDVNTRPAGGLHQLSLCGVNAPWAAVQLALGEDPGVIVPPFLGQDYTVVSGPRPLRAVTLPHQRVEESAEPLLPAVPAPADSVESARVTTAGAAQALPL encoded by the coding sequence ATGGTCTCTCGCGTACGCGTCTGGCTCAACCGCACGTACGCGGAGAACGTGTTCTTCACGGATCAGCTGCGACGAAATCCCAGCGACCGCGCCGTCGAGATCCACGCCACGCACGGTGACGCCGACTCCCCCGTACTGGCCGCGGCCGACACCGCCGAGCTGGAGCCGGAGGGCCTCTCCCCCGCCGCGTACGTCGAGTACGCCCTCGCGCAGTGCGAGCGCCGCGGCATCGACGTCTTCGTGCCCCGGCTGCACCAGGCGGCCGTCGTGGCGCACCGCGCCGACTTCGACGCGGTGGGCACCGCGCTGCTGGCCCCGCCGCCCGAAGCCGTCGCCGTCTTCCACGACAAGGTGATCGCCTACGAGGCCGTGAAGGCGATCGGCGTGCCCGTTCCGCCCTACCACCGGGTCCGCACGGCCGACGAACTCATCGCGGCTGTCGAGGAGTTGGAGGAGGCGGGGCACCGGGCCTGCTTCAAACCGGCGTCCGGCGCGGGCGGGGTGGGCTTCCGGATGATCACCCGCGCGCCGTTCTCGCTGACCCACCTCAGCGGCTTCCCCAGCCCGTACGTCCAGCTGGACATGGTGGTGGAGGCGCTGCGGCAGGCCGAGGACAGCGGCGAGGAGCAGGTCGACTGGCTGGTCATGCCGCGCCTCGAGCAGCCGGAGGTGTCCGTGGACTGCCTGACCGGCCCCGACAACCGGCTGCGGATGGCCATCGGCCGGACGAAGAACGGCCGCCGTCGCGGCTTCACCCTGCACGAGCAGTGGCTGGAGCCCGCGCGGCTCATCGCCGAGGGGTTCGGGCTGCACTACCTGTCCAACATCCAGTTCCGGATGTTCGGCGACCGGCCGGTTCTGATGGACGTCAACACGCGTCCGGCCGGCGGCCTGCACCAGCTGTCGCTGTGCGGGGTCAACGCCCCTTGGGCGGCTGTGCAGTTGGCGCTCGGTGAGGACCCGGGGGTGATCGTGCCGCCGTTCCTCGGGCAGGACTACACGGTGGTGTCGGGGCCGCGACCGCTGCGTGCGGTCACGCTGCCGCACCAGCGGGTGGAGGAGAGCGCCGAGCCGCTGCTGCCGGCGGTGCCCGCGCCCGCCGACTCCGTGGAGAGCGCGCGGGTGACCACCGCCGGCGCCGCGCAGGCGCTGCCGCTCTAG
- a CDS encoding carbohydrate binding domain-containing protein: MRTRPLGRPWRRFLALLGTAGLALAGAVALPGTAEAANILTNPGLESGSLSPWSCTGNLGSVVSSPTHSGSKALAGAVSASDTAQCSQTVSVQPGTTYALTGWVRGSYVYLGVDGGASTWTSSPSAYSQLSVSFTTGAAQTSAKIYVHGWYAQGTYYADDISLDGPGGGSDTQAPSAPGALTSTGKTSSSVSLAWNASSDNVGVTGYDVYSGSAKVLTVSGTSATVSGLSASTGYTFTVKARDAAGNTSAASNAVSVTTSAGGGGGTGFKQAAPYLFEGWGDPPSVSTVMSSTGVKWFTMAFMLDGGGCNPMWDSNRPLTGGVDQSVINQVRSAGGDIVPSFGGWQGSKLGANCSSASALAGAIQKVIDAYSLKAIDMDIENTDEFENEAVQARILTALKTVKANNPGLKTIVTFGTSTTGPTYYGNRLIEQAKSLGADIDVFTIMPFDFGGGSDMYGNTVNATEGLKNKLKSTFGWDDATAYAHIGISGMNGLSDQQENTTPAIWTQIRDWANSHHIARLAYWAVNRDRPCPGGGVVSNCSGISQSTWQFTSITAGFTG, encoded by the coding sequence GTGCGCACCAGACCCCTCGGACGCCCCTGGCGTCGCTTCCTCGCCCTGCTCGGCACCGCCGGACTCGCCCTCGCCGGGGCGGTCGCCCTGCCCGGCACCGCCGAGGCGGCCAACATCCTCACCAACCCCGGTCTCGAATCGGGGTCCCTCTCGCCCTGGTCCTGTACCGGCAACCTCGGGTCGGTCGTCTCCTCCCCGACCCACAGCGGGTCCAAGGCCCTTGCCGGGGCGGTGAGTGCGAGCGACACCGCGCAGTGCAGCCAGACCGTTTCCGTACAGCCCGGCACCACCTACGCGCTGACCGGCTGGGTACGCGGCTCCTACGTCTACCTCGGCGTCGACGGCGGCGCCTCCACCTGGACGTCGTCGCCTTCCGCGTACAGCCAGTTGTCAGTGTCCTTCACCACCGGGGCCGCGCAGACCAGCGCCAAGATCTACGTCCACGGCTGGTACGCCCAGGGCACCTACTACGCCGACGACATCAGCCTCGACGGCCCGGGCGGCGGCTCGGACACCCAGGCACCGAGCGCGCCCGGCGCACTCACCTCGACCGGCAAGACCTCCTCCAGCGTGTCGCTGGCCTGGAACGCCTCGTCCGACAACGTCGGGGTCACGGGCTACGACGTGTACAGCGGGTCGGCGAAGGTGCTCACCGTGTCCGGCACGTCCGCCACCGTGAGCGGGCTCTCCGCGAGCACCGGCTACACCTTCACGGTGAAGGCCCGCGACGCCGCGGGGAACACCTCCGCGGCCTCCAACGCGGTGAGCGTCACGACCAGCGCCGGCGGCGGGGGCGGGACCGGGTTCAAGCAGGCCGCGCCCTATCTGTTCGAGGGCTGGGGCGACCCGCCGAGCGTGTCCACGGTGATGAGCTCCACCGGCGTCAAGTGGTTCACGATGGCGTTCATGCTGGACGGCGGGGGCTGCAACCCCATGTGGGACAGCAACCGGCCGCTGACCGGCGGGGTCGACCAGAGCGTGATCAACCAGGTCCGCTCGGCGGGCGGTGACATCGTGCCCTCGTTCGGCGGCTGGCAGGGCAGCAAGCTCGGCGCCAACTGCTCCTCGGCGAGCGCGCTGGCGGGCGCCATCCAGAAGGTGATCGACGCCTACTCGCTCAAGGCGATCGACATGGACATCGAGAACACGGACGAGTTCGAGAACGAGGCCGTGCAGGCGCGGATCCTCACCGCGCTGAAGACGGTCAAGGCCAACAACCCCGGCCTGAAGACGATCGTCACCTTCGGGACGTCCACCACCGGCCCCACCTACTACGGCAACCGTCTCATCGAGCAGGCGAAGTCGCTCGGCGCCGACATCGACGTCTTCACCATCATGCCGTTCGACTTCGGCGGCGGCTCGGACATGTACGGCAACACCGTGAACGCCACGGAGGGGCTGAAGAACAAGCTGAAGTCCACCTTCGGCTGGGACGACGCCACCGCCTACGCCCACATCGGCATCTCCGGCATGAACGGCCTGTCCGACCAGCAGGAGAACACCACCCCGGCGATCTGGACCCAGATCAGGGACTGGGCCAACTCCCACCACATCGCGCGGCTCGCCTACTGGGCCGTCAACCGCGACCGGCCGTGCCCGGGCGGCGGTGTGGTGAGCAACTGCTCCGGCATCAGCCAGAGCACCTGGCAGTTCACCTCGATCACGGCCGGCTTCACCGGCTGA
- a CDS encoding alpha-L-fucosidase produces MPMQPWFTDAKLGIFVHWGIYAVDGVQESWSFYDDIVPHEQYMSQLDRFTGARYDPRAWADLFAQAGARYAVLTSRHHDGVALWDTAHGDLNLGRDYLTGYADALREKGLKVGLYYSHSDWNHPDYASTRKPGRPPEMEDNRYSECSAQDEDLVAWERFLAYRDGQVRELASRYRPDLMWFDGEWDRSEEQWRIKELAALIRSYSPDVVFNARMLSEGDYATPEQGAPIEPPSGPWELCLTINDSWGYRHDDHHHKSLTQLVRYFTETIGGGGNLLLDVGPMEDGTVPRPQAERLEGLGEWIRKHEAAVYGTVRGLPAGHHYGPSTLSADRRTLYLTLFDIPRSEIGVRGLVTPVRRVSVLGTGTELAHRVVGGLHEAVGVLWIDPPAGSDLDPHATVLAVELDGELELYRGSGRF; encoded by the coding sequence GTGCCCATGCAACCCTGGTTCACCGACGCCAAGTTGGGGATCTTCGTCCACTGGGGGATCTACGCCGTCGACGGCGTCCAGGAGTCCTGGTCGTTCTACGACGACATCGTGCCCCACGAGCAGTACATGTCCCAGCTCGACCGCTTCACCGGCGCCCGCTACGACCCGCGGGCCTGGGCGGACCTGTTCGCCCAGGCCGGCGCCCGGTACGCCGTCCTCACCAGCCGCCACCACGACGGCGTCGCCCTGTGGGACACCGCCCACGGCGACCTGAACCTGGGCCGCGACTACCTCACCGGTTACGCCGACGCCCTGCGGGAGAAGGGCCTCAAGGTCGGCCTGTACTACTCCCACTCCGACTGGAACCACCCGGACTACGCCAGCACCCGCAAGCCGGGCCGCCCGCCGGAGATGGAGGACAACCGCTACTCGGAGTGCTCGGCACAGGACGAGGACCTGGTGGCCTGGGAGCGTTTCCTCGCCTACCGGGACGGGCAGGTCCGCGAACTGGCCTCGCGCTACCGGCCCGATCTGATGTGGTTCGACGGCGAGTGGGACCGCAGCGAGGAGCAGTGGCGCATCAAGGAACTCGCCGCGCTGATCCGCTCGTACTCCCCGGACGTCGTCTTCAACGCCCGCATGCTCAGCGAGGGCGACTACGCCACCCCCGAGCAGGGCGCCCCCATCGAACCACCGTCCGGGCCCTGGGAGTTGTGCCTCACCATCAACGACTCGTGGGGGTACCGGCACGACGACCACCACCACAAGTCGCTGACCCAGCTGGTCCGCTACTTCACCGAGACCATCGGCGGCGGCGGGAACCTGCTGCTGGACGTCGGTCCGATGGAGGACGGCACCGTGCCGCGGCCGCAGGCCGAGCGGCTGGAGGGGCTGGGGGAGTGGATCCGCAAGCACGAGGCGGCCGTGTACGGGACGGTACGGGGTCTCCCGGCCGGGCACCACTACGGGCCCAGCACCTTGTCCGCGGACCGGCGCACCCTCTACCTCACCCTGTTCGACATCCCGCGCTCCGAGATCGGCGTGCGGGGTCTGGTCACGCCGGTGCGCAGGGTCTCGGTGCTCGGCACCGGGACGGAACTCGCCCACCGTGTCGTGGGCGGTCTGCACGAGGCGGTCGGCGTGCTGTGGATCGACCCTCCCGCGGGCTCCGACCTGGACCCGCACGCCACGGTCCTCGCGGTGGAACTGGACGGCGAACTGGAGCTCTACCGGGGCTCCGGACGGTTCTGA